One Bacteroidota bacterium DNA window includes the following coding sequences:
- a CDS encoding O-antigen ligase family protein: protein MPDSLPTPPGKANIPEAARRVLFGLTILAVTSVSFSVFLSSVAMGSAILIWLWLLVTAKWDAFPRTELDLLFLLYLAAELLATAFSGDPLASFVNTKRFFLISFVYLILLGTAGRRGLAIAVAVPVCAASLFSFVELLSLTSVGGHYARLSLFQYFLTEGGIKMILLLVITPFVIHPATPRRWRLAAIIGSVPLAAGLVLTQSRSAWLGLVAGLLAIGILQNKKLILVLILLIALFLVAAPADFQARARSIFDPSMSSNLSRIHMVTTGWRMFLDRPFSGTGDIDLKRLYVTYTKPIEEGEGGHLHNNAMMLLVTLGIPGALATLALFTKIFLLELRAVRETGRDWLLGSLAVGCLAAYIGFQVNGLFEWNFGDHEIAVLLWFTVGVALLCRKMAEAGGNPLLPMKGNAP from the coding sequence ATGCCGGATTCCCTTCCGACACCCCCCGGCAAAGCGAACATCCCCGAAGCCGCCCGCCGCGTTCTCTTCGGGCTGACGATTCTCGCCGTCACGTCGGTCTCCTTCTCGGTGTTTCTCTCTTCGGTGGCGATGGGCTCCGCCATTCTCATCTGGTTGTGGCTGCTCGTCACGGCGAAATGGGATGCGTTTCCCCGGACGGAACTCGACCTCCTGTTTCTCCTCTATCTTGCCGCCGAGCTCCTTGCCACCGCGTTCTCGGGGGATCCACTGGCTTCGTTCGTCAACACCAAGCGCTTTTTTCTCATCTCATTCGTCTACCTGATCCTGCTCGGCACGGCGGGCCGGCGGGGGCTCGCGATCGCGGTGGCCGTTCCGGTCTGCGCCGCGTCCCTCTTTTCGTTTGTCGAACTCCTCTCGCTCACCTCCGTCGGCGGACACTACGCCCGTCTTTCGCTCTTCCAGTACTTCCTCACGGAAGGGGGGATTAAGATGATCCTCCTGCTCGTCATCACTCCGTTTGTCATCCACCCGGCCACGCCCCGCCGGTGGAGGCTGGCGGCGATCATCGGCTCGGTCCCGCTGGCTGCCGGGCTTGTCCTCACGCAGAGCCGGAGCGCGTGGCTCGGGCTTGTCGCCGGCCTTCTGGCGATCGGAATCCTTCAGAATAAGAAGCTGATCCTTGTCCTGATTCTTCTCATCGCGCTTTTTCTCGTCGCGGCTCCGGCGGATTTCCAGGCGAGAGCCCGGAGCATTTTCGATCCGTCGATGTCTTCAAATCTCAGCCGGATCCATATGGTCACGACGGGTTGGAGGATGTTCCTGGACCGGCCCTTCTCCGGCACGGGGGACATCGATCTCAAGCGGCTGTACGTTACGTATACGAAGCCGATCGAAGAGGGGGAGGGGGGTCACCTCCACAACAACGCGATGATGCTCCTCGTGACGCTCGGGATCCCGGGGGCGCTGGCGACCCTCGCCCTCTTTACAAAAATTTTTCTCCTGGAGCTTCGCGCGGTCAGGGAAACGGGCAGAGACTGGCTGCTCGGGAGCCTCGCGGTCGGCTGCCTTGCGGCCTACATCGGTTTTCAGGTGAACGGCCTGTTCGAATGGAATTTCGGCGACCATGAGATCGCGGTGCTTCTCTGGTTCACCGTCGGAGTGGCGCTTCTCTGCAGGAAGATGGCGGAAGCCGGCGGAAACCCGCTGCTCCCCATGAAAGGAAACGCCCCGTGA
- a CDS encoding ABC transporter ATP-binding protein has product MRNFRTYLRIVHYARPYWKHISLSIFCTVLYSILSGVSIYLFIPLLNILFGSPASGQAPTQTTPVPFGLSDLLGGIKESFLHFMLAGTQMEALFRICAIIIVAFLLKNFFGYMQSYLMNFAEEGVIKDLRNALYRHLHDLPLAYFTNERTGELISRMTNDVSILNGGISALFVTLIREPLLIIVFLGLAFALSWKLTLISLVVFPFSLSVISWIGIRLHRERGVSQERLADISSVLQETISGVKVVKAFAMEDFENAKFNRFTQKYFAALIKITRIRDLASPMTEILSVAAGTVIIWYGGRQILIEHTLDAGAFLSFLFIIFQVMPPVKELTNVNNRIQEASAAGERIFEILDRRPSIANAPDPVRLEKFTTGIEYRNVSFSYDGDDRVLTGINLTIRKGEVVAIVGPSGTGKTTLVDLLPRFYDPTAGGIAIDGIDLRKLDLRSLRENIGIVTQETVLFNDTVRNNIAYGLEQCPLEDVITAAKTSNSHEFIMAMPLQYESVIGERGVKLSGGERQRLSLARAILKNPPILILDEATSALDTESEQLVQDAIDRLMSGRTSVVIAHRLSTVQHADRIIVLDRGRVVEMGKHGELVANPSGLYRKLYDLQFRA; this is encoded by the coding sequence GTGAGGAATTTCCGGACATACCTCCGCATCGTCCATTATGCGAGGCCGTACTGGAAGCACATCTCTCTCTCCATCTTCTGCACGGTTCTCTATTCGATCCTGAGCGGCGTTTCGATTTACCTTTTCATCCCGCTCCTCAATATCCTGTTCGGTTCGCCGGCGTCAGGCCAGGCGCCAACCCAGACGACCCCTGTCCCGTTCGGGCTTTCGGATCTGCTCGGGGGGATCAAGGAATCGTTTCTCCACTTCATGCTCGCCGGAACACAGATGGAAGCGCTCTTCCGGATCTGCGCGATCATCATCGTGGCATTTCTCCTCAAGAATTTCTTCGGCTACATGCAGTCGTATCTGATGAACTTCGCGGAAGAAGGGGTGATCAAGGACCTGAGGAACGCGCTCTACCGGCACCTGCACGACCTCCCGCTCGCGTACTTCACGAACGAGCGGACCGGGGAGTTGATCTCGCGCATGACAAACGACGTCTCCATCCTGAACGGGGGAATCAGCGCCCTCTTCGTCACGCTCATCCGGGAGCCGCTCCTGATCATCGTCTTTCTGGGGCTCGCGTTCGCGTTGAGCTGGAAGCTCACGCTCATTTCGCTCGTGGTCTTCCCCTTTTCGCTTTCTGTTATCAGCTGGATCGGCATCCGCCTGCACCGAGAACGCGGGGTTTCACAGGAGCGGTTGGCGGACATCTCGTCGGTCCTTCAGGAGACGATCTCGGGCGTGAAGGTGGTGAAGGCGTTCGCGATGGAGGATTTTGAGAACGCGAAATTCAACAGGTTCACGCAAAAGTATTTTGCCGCGCTCATCAAGATCACGCGGATCAGGGACCTCGCCTCGCCGATGACCGAAATCCTCAGCGTCGCGGCGGGGACGGTCATCATCTGGTACGGGGGAAGGCAGATCCTGATCGAGCACACGCTCGACGCCGGGGCATTCCTCAGCTTCCTCTTCATCATCTTTCAGGTCATGCCCCCGGTCAAGGAACTGACGAACGTCAACAACCGCATTCAGGAAGCCAGCGCGGCGGGCGAGCGGATCTTCGAGATCCTGGACCGCCGCCCTTCGATCGCCAACGCGCCTGATCCGGTGCGGCTGGAGAAATTCACGACGGGGATCGAATACAGGAACGTCTCCTTCTCCTACGACGGAGACGACCGGGTCCTGACGGGGATCAACCTCACGATCCGGAAAGGCGAAGTCGTCGCCATCGTCGGTCCGAGCGGCACCGGAAAAACCACGCTCGTCGATCTTCTGCCCCGGTTCTACGATCCCACCGCCGGGGGAATCGCGATCGACGGGATCGACCTGCGGAAGCTCGATTTGCGCTCTCTGCGCGAAAACATCGGGATCGTCACGCAGGAAACGGTCCTCTTCAACGACACCGTGCGGAATAACATCGCGTACGGGCTGGAGCAGTGCCCTCTGGAGGACGTCATCACGGCCGCGAAGACGTCGAACTCGCACGAGTTCATCATGGCCATGCCGCTCCAGTACGAAAGCGTGATCGGGGAGAGGGGGGTAAAGCTCTCCGGCGGCGAGCGCCAGCGCCTCTCGCTGGCCCGCGCCATTCTCAAGAATCCCCCCATCCTGATTCTCGACGAGGCGACATCGGCGCTCGACACCGAGTCCGAACAACTCGTCCAGGACGCGATCGACCGTCTGATGTCCGGCAGGACCTCCGTCGTCATCGCCCACCGCCTCTCGACGGTGCAGCATGCGGACCGGATCATCGTCCTCGACAGGGGCCGGGTGGTCGAAATGGGCAAGCACGGCGAGCTGGTCGCAAACCCGTCCGGGCTCTACAGAAAGCTGTACGACCTCCAGTTTCGCGCGTAA
- a CDS encoding glycosyltransferase yields MIAVYNQTRYLEYIFAALRRQTMRGFEVLIADDGSGPEMAELIERTRPGLPFPVRHLWQEDKGFRKNVMLNKAISASETGYLVFIDGDCVPHHRFLQDHQENRVPRSVLCGRRVNLSRQITDRLTPEDAASGAIGKISPRLLLDGLMARSSNLEDGLRIENPVLRRLLHRNKARILGCNFSVERSLLEQINGFDESYRAPGLGEDTDVAFRLELLGTRFVTLRYLAVLYHLYHPPTSVGPENLRIYEQAVKERNPVCAHGLRQIFRVPVR; encoded by the coding sequence GTGATCGCCGTCTACAACCAGACGCGGTACCTCGAATATATCTTCGCGGCGCTCCGCCGCCAGACGATGCGCGGGTTCGAAGTCCTCATCGCGGACGACGGCTCGGGACCGGAGATGGCCGAGCTTATCGAACGCACCCGTCCCGGCCTCCCGTTTCCGGTCCGGCACCTCTGGCAGGAAGACAAGGGATTTCGCAAGAATGTCATGCTCAACAAGGCGATCTCCGCGTCGGAGACCGGATACCTGGTCTTCATCGACGGCGATTGTGTTCCGCACCACCGGTTTCTTCAGGACCATCAGGAGAACAGGGTGCCACGGTCCGTCCTCTGCGGCCGGAGAGTGAATCTCAGCCGGCAGATCACCGACCGGTTGACGCCCGAAGACGCCGCGTCCGGCGCGATCGGGAAGATCTCCCCCCGACTTCTCCTCGACGGCCTGATGGCGCGCAGCAGCAACCTGGAGGACGGCCTCAGGATAGAGAACCCGGTTCTCCGCCGCCTTCTCCACCGGAACAAGGCGCGGATCCTGGGCTGCAATTTCTCCGTGGAACGGAGCCTCCTCGAACAGATCAACGGCTTCGACGAGTCGTACCGGGCGCCCGGCCTCGGCGAGGATACGGATGTCGCGTTTCGTCTCGAATTGCTCGGGACGAGGTTCGTGACGCTCCGCTACCTCGCGGTCCTCTACCACCTCTACCATCCGCCCACAAGCGTCGGCCCCGAAAACCTCCGTATCTACGAACAGGCGGTGAAGGAGAGGAACCCCGTCTGTGCGCACGGGCTCCGGCAGATCTTCCGGGTCCCGGTCCGGTGA